The DNA window ATGTCGAGCAGCACCGAGCCGGTGCCGGCGTGCGCGTTGTCCTCCACCTAGGCCACCGCGGTCCCGGGCTTGCTCTGGTACCCACCGGCCGGCGCCCCGACGTACGGGAAGTGGTCGGTGAAGCCCGCGTTCGTGTTCGTCGTCCCGTCGGTGACGGCCGCGGCCGCGTCGTCCGGGGTGAAGGACGGGTCGACCAGCGGGATCGTGAGTCCGGCGATCGCCCGGATCTCGATGGTGACGACGTCGTCGACGAGCCGGCGCCCGTTCGGGAAGCCGGCGGGGTCGCCGCCGACGAGGCCGAGGACCTTGGGCGCCGCGGTCGGCGGCACCGCCAGGTTGAGCCGGATCAGGTCGGCCTGGGTGGTGCCGGTGAAGTTCTGGAAGCCGGGCACGACGCCGGACGGGATCCCGGTGAGCAGGATAGCGAGCAGGTCCGCGCGCGGCTTGGCGTACGCGGCCAGCTCGGGGAAGACGCCCGGGTAGAGCACCGGCAGCAGGCCGGCCAGCTCGGGCTTGGAGACGTACTGGGCGAACTCGCGGTCGCCGGCCGGCGGCTGCGCGTTCCACCGGTCCTTGGCCGCCATCGGCACCACGACCTCGTTGAACAGCGGGTTCGCCAGCCGGGACACCTGCACGAACGGGCCGGCGCCGGAGGTGGTCCCGCTGGCCTGGTCGAAGACCCGGGACTTCTGCCGGCTGGCCGAGGCGTAGACGCCGATGACCGAGGCCGGGTCCATGACGTTGACCGGCTTCCTGCCGCCCTTGGTCAGGTCGGTCTTGGGCACCTGGATGGCGATCGTGTGCACGTTCAGGCCCTGGGTGCCGTTGACGCCGACCGCGGCCGCGGACGGGATCAGGTGCGCGGCCTGGAACGGCCGGAGCGCGCCGAGGTCGAAGATGCTGCCCAGGTCGACGTGGAAGCTCTCCGCGCGCTGGCCCGCGAAGACCTTCCGGCCGCCGGCGATCGTGTGCACGGCCGCGCCGGTGAAGGTCGCGTCGTAGTCCGGGGTGCTGCGGACGCCGACGTTCACCGGCGGCACGGTCAGGCCGTGGGCCAGCTGGACCGACCTGCCGGTCCGGTTCTCGACCCGGGTCACGGTGTAGAACTGCGGCCGGTTCCAGTTCTTGCTGCTGATCGCGTCGATCGGGCCGGTGTTGTAGAGGAACGTGGTCTTGCGGCGGATCTGGGTGGTGAACCGGAACTGGTAGGTCACGTCCGGCTTGCCGTCGCCGGAGTTGCAGACGTGGATCTCGTAGAGCACGTCGGCACCGAACTCGAAGAAGTTCGGCCCGCCGTACGGGAGCTGCAGCGGGATGAAGTTCGCGATCAGGGTGACCGTGTCGGGCTTGTCCGGGCTGACGAACGCGTACACGTCGGTGTTGTCGGCGACCGGGTCCTTCGAGATCTCCGGTGCTTCGCGGTGCGAGGACATCAGGCCTTCGCCCCCGAGACGTGGGCGGAGAGGCGGGCGACGAGGTCGGGGTCGGAGACCACGACCTCCTTCTCGCCGACCATGATCGACACCCGGCCGGTGCGGACGTCGGAGACGTACGCGACCACCGGGCCCGCGGAGTTCTGCGGCAGGGCCGCCGGGGCGGGGGCGTCGGGCGTCGACGCCCCGGCCGCGCCGGCCGCGACGACGGCGATGCCGGCGGTCGCGACGGCGCCTGCGCCGGCCATGATCAGGAACCCTCGTCGGGTCTGCTCGTCCATGAGCGTGCTCCCTCTGGTCGCGCGGGGGCGACCGCTGGCTGCGGGGTTCCGTCCGGGAGGGGACGGGTGGGATCGCCGCCAGTCGGCACCGATCCCGCGGCCCGTCTTCGGCACACCGGGGCGAACGGTTCCCTCCCGGCCGGATCGGCTGCCTCTGGGGTGGGATCGACGGGGATGATGGGCGCCGTGGGGACTCCGCCGACCGTGGGCGAGTACGCGGAGTGGAACCTCGCCGCGCTGTCCCGGGTCCGGATCAGCCGCCGCACGCTCGTCGTCGGGGCCGGCGCCGCCGCGGCCGCCGCCGCCTTCCCGCTGGCCCGGCACGCGTTCACCGCGGGCGGCGGCGTA is part of the Mycobacteriales bacterium genome and encodes:
- a CDS encoding DUF4331 domain-containing protein, which encodes MSSHREAPEISKDPVADNTDVYAFVSPDKPDTVTLIANFIPLQLPYGGPNFFEFGADVLYEIHVCNSGDGKPDVTYQFRFTTQIRRKTTFLYNTGPIDAISSKNWNRPQFYTVTRVENRTGRSVQLAHGLTVPPVNVGVRSTPDYDATFTGAAVHTIAGGRKVFAGQRAESFHVDLGSIFDLGALRPFQAAHLIPSAAAVGVNGTQGLNVHTIAIQVPKTDLTKGGRKPVNVMDPASVIGVYASASRQKSRVFDQASGTTSGAGPFVQVSRLANPLFNEVVVPMAAKDRWNAQPPAGDREFAQYVSKPELAGLLPVLYPGVFPELAAYAKPRADLLAILLTGIPSGVVPGFQNFTGTTQADLIRLNLAVPPTAAPKVLGLVGGDPAGFPNGRRLVDDVVTIEIRAIAGLTIPLVDPSFTPDDAAAAVTDGTTNTNAGFTDHFPYVGAPAGGYQSKPGTAVA